The following are encoded together in the Flavobacterium sp. TR2 genome:
- a CDS encoding THC0290_0291 family protein gives MSKPLFITLFALFGITTAVSAQGLAQEIGIYAGPVTLQSDFGERNNFDTNVGNTGYGIGIMHFINFSANNNRENYFTEHFKVRSDLSYSRTTLKHFGQWVERKPNGIFAQQLKNMHASSSIVGLGAQVEFSPFMKIHDFENSVGSFSPYGALGFQVNYYSTKIGSHLGDINLPDVTPGKYLTPSDGRPHGFSTETGVVLSATAAVGVHYKLTDMSDLMFETRFQMYNSDWIDGLNPNKDIYKENKSNDWQVWFNFGYIYYLEF, from the coding sequence ATGTCTAAACCCCTATTTATCACATTATTTGCCTTGTTCGGCATCACAACTGCTGTATCAGCGCAAGGACTCGCACAAGAGATCGGAATCTATGCTGGCCCAGTAACTTTACAGTCCGATTTTGGCGAAAGAAATAACTTTGATACGAATGTTGGAAACACAGGTTACGGCATCGGAATTATGCACTTCATCAACTTTTCTGCCAATAATAATAGAGAAAATTATTTTACAGAACATTTTAAAGTAAGATCTGATCTGTCGTACAGCAGAACTACTTTAAAACATTTTGGACAGTGGGTTGAAAGAAAACCGAACGGAATCTTTGCTCAGCAGCTGAAAAATATGCACGCAAGCTCTAGTATTGTAGGCTTAGGTGCTCAAGTAGAATTTTCTCCTTTTATGAAAATTCACGACTTCGAAAACTCAGTTGGTAGCTTTAGTCCGTATGGAGCTTTAGGGTTTCAGGTGAACTATTATTCAACTAAAATTGGATCTCATTTAGGAGATATTAATCTGCCTGATGTGACTCCAGGAAAATACCTAACTCCATCTGATGGGCGTCCGCATGGTTTTTCTACCGAAACCGGTGTGGTTTTATCTGCAACAGCCGCAGTCGGGGTTCATTACAAATTGACTGACATGAGCGATTTAATGTTTGAAACTCGTTTCCAAATGTATAACTCGGATTGGATCGACGGATTAAACCCAAATAAAGATATTTACAAAGAAAACAAATCTAACGACTGGCAGGTTTGGTTTAACTTCGGATACATTTACTATTTAGAGTTTTAA
- a CDS encoding cystathionine gamma-synthase — MKFNTKVIHGGQHHDPSTGAVMPPVYQTSTFVQTSPGKPLADYEYSRASNPTRTALEDALASIENGTRGLAFSSGLAATDCVLRSFKAGDEIIAMDDLYGGTYRMFSRVYKDSGIKFHFVDMTNIEKLKSLINENTKLIWVETPTNPLMKLADIQEIAKITQEKKILLAVDNTFATPYLQKPLDLGADIVMHSATKYLGGHSDVIAGALIVKDAALGDQLHFQQFATGATLGPMDSFLVLRGIKTLALRVQRHCENGEKVVEFLSSHPKIKTVYYPGLKNHPFHEIAKKQMKAFGGMVSFDFKSGKKEDSIAFLEKLKVFTLAESLGGVESLANHPALMTHASIPADKRAEVGITDDLVRLSVGIEDAEDLIADLEQALA; from the coding sequence ATGAAATTCAATACAAAAGTAATACACGGAGGACAGCATCATGATCCAAGCACAGGTGCAGTTATGCCGCCAGTGTACCAGACTTCAACATTTGTGCAAACAAGCCCAGGAAAACCTTTGGCGGATTACGAATACAGTAGGGCGTCTAATCCTACGCGTACTGCTTTAGAAGACGCTTTAGCAAGTATTGAAAACGGAACGCGCGGATTGGCATTTTCGTCTGGTCTTGCTGCTACAGATTGTGTTTTAAGATCTTTTAAAGCTGGAGACGAAATCATTGCAATGGATGATTTATATGGAGGAACGTACAGAATGTTCTCGCGCGTATATAAAGATTCGGGTATTAAATTTCATTTTGTTGATATGACGAATATCGAAAAACTGAAAAGTCTAATCAACGAAAACACTAAACTGATTTGGGTAGAAACGCCAACCAATCCATTAATGAAATTGGCGGATATTCAGGAAATAGCAAAAATTACACAAGAGAAAAAAATTCTTCTTGCTGTAGATAATACTTTTGCAACGCCATATTTGCAGAAACCTTTAGATTTAGGAGCTGATATTGTAATGCACTCTGCAACAAAATATTTAGGAGGACACTCTGATGTTATTGCGGGTGCTTTAATTGTAAAAGACGCAGCCCTTGGAGATCAATTGCATTTTCAGCAGTTTGCTACAGGAGCAACACTTGGGCCAATGGATAGCTTTTTGGTTTTAAGAGGAATCAAGACTTTGGCTTTAAGAGTTCAGAGACATTGCGAAAATGGAGAAAAAGTGGTGGAGTTTTTAAGCAGTCACCCCAAGATTAAAACGGTGTATTATCCAGGTTTAAAGAATCACCCGTTTCATGAAATTGCAAAGAAACAAATGAAGGCTTTTGGAGGAATGGTTTCTTTCGATTTCAAATCGGGAAAAAAAGAAGATTCTATCGCGTTTTTAGAAAAGCTGAAAGTATTTACTCTTGCTGAATCTTTAGGCGGAGTAGAATCATTGGCTAATCATCCGGCATTAATGACACACGCCTCAATTCCTGCAGATAAGAGAGCAGAAGTTGGTATAACTGATGATTTGGTTAGATTAAGCGTTGGTATTGAAGATGCAGAAGATTTAATAGCCGATTTGGAGCAGGCTTTAGCTTAA
- a CDS encoding roadblock/LC7 domain-containing protein, protein MNEITTTLNDFLVSTKSTAALILNGKGKLITSLNLDYGDSIAAMSAAILSMSEKFLIDLEKGSLKQLYLKSAEGVIVGNKISGSNFIVAFSREGSNLALLMRSTEEVSAELSKNSLLK, encoded by the coding sequence ATGAATGAAATCACAACTACTCTAAATGACTTTCTTGTCAGCACCAAATCTACAGCAGCTTTAATATTAAACGGAAAAGGAAAACTTATCACCTCCTTAAATCTAGACTACGGCGACAGTATTGCCGCCATGAGCGCTGCCATTTTATCTATGAGCGAAAAATTCTTAATTGATTTAGAAAAAGGCTCTTTAAAACAATTATATCTAAAAAGTGCCGAAGGCGTAATTGTCGGAAACAAAATAAGCGGCTCTAACTTTATTGTTGCTTTTTCTAGAGAAGGGAGCAACTTAGCATTATTGATGCGCTCTACAGAAGAAGTTTCTGCAGAATTAAGCAAAAATTCCCTATTGAAATAA
- a CDS encoding TraR/DksA family transcriptional regulator: MIDEITRYSDADLAEFKEIIQAKIKKAQEDLDLIKSAYMNDLNNGTDDTSPTFKAFEEGSETMSKEANSQLAIRQEKFIRDLKNALFRVENKTYGICKVTGKLISKERLKIVPHATMSIEAKNLQR, translated from the coding sequence ATGATAGATGAAATTACAAGATACTCTGATGCAGATTTAGCAGAGTTCAAAGAAATAATACAAGCAAAAATTAAAAAAGCACAAGAAGATCTTGATTTGATTAAAAGTGCGTATATGAACGATTTGAATAACGGAACTGACGATACTTCTCCAACTTTTAAAGCTTTTGAAGAAGGAAGTGAGACCATGTCAAAAGAAGCGAACTCACAGTTGGCTATCAGACAAGAGAAATTCATTCGTGACTTAAAAAATGCTTTATTCCGTGTAGAAAATAAAACATACGGTATCTGCAAAGTAACAGGTAAATTAATTAGCAAGGAAAGGCTTAAAATCGTTCCTCATGCAACAATGAGTATCGAAGCTAAAAACTTGCAGAGATAA
- the recO gene encoding DNA repair protein RecO: MLVKTKAIVISSLKFQEKSLIVKCFTLSSGLKSYFVRDAFSSRKASQKIAYFQPFSILEIEAVHKNKGTLENFKEIKTAVPFQSIHTDIVKSTMVMFLSEMLHHSIQEEEKNEPLFVFLETALTWLDHHDEISNFHLILLLEITKYLGFYPDLSDIDLPFFEINEGIFTVFHNSTALSEHETSLLKKLIDLKFDNSQKVFNVVERQILLKVLIDFYSSHLEGFKRPKSLNVLKEIFS; encoded by the coding sequence TTGTTAGTCAAAACAAAAGCCATAGTAATTTCATCTTTAAAATTTCAAGAAAAAAGCTTGATCGTAAAATGTTTTACGCTTTCTAGCGGATTGAAATCTTATTTTGTGCGCGATGCTTTTTCAAGCCGAAAAGCAAGCCAGAAGATTGCCTATTTTCAGCCATTTTCTATTTTGGAAATTGAAGCGGTCCATAAAAATAAAGGTACGCTTGAGAATTTTAAAGAAATTAAAACTGCCGTACCGTTTCAGAGCATTCACACCGATATCGTGAAAAGCACAATGGTGATGTTTCTTTCTGAGATGCTTCACCATTCTATTCAAGAAGAAGAAAAAAACGAACCGCTTTTTGTCTTTCTAGAAACAGCGCTGACTTGGCTGGATCATCACGACGAAATTTCAAATTTTCATTTGATTCTCCTTCTGGAAATTACAAAATATCTCGGATTTTATCCTGACCTATCCGATATTGATCTTCCTTTCTTTGAAATAAATGAAGGAATTTTTACGGTTTTCCACAATTCAACAGCGCTTTCTGAGCATGAAACCAGTTTGTTAAAAAAACTTATCGATTTAAAGTTTGATAACAGTCAAAAAGTCTTCAATGTAGTTGAAAGACAAATATTATTAAAGGTTTTAATTGATTTTTATTCTTCTCATTTAGAAGGTTTTAAACGACCAAAATCATTGAATGTTTTGAAAGAAATTTTTTCATAA
- the ileS gene encoding isoleucine--tRNA ligase, whose product MSTKFTEYKGLDLPTVASEVLDFWKKENIFEKSVTTREGAEPFVFFEGPPSANGLPGIHHVMARAIKDIFCRYKTQKGFQVKRKAGWDTHGLPVELGTEKELGITKEDIGKTISIEEYNEACKKTVMRYTDVWNDLTEKMGYWVDMDDPYVTYKPKYMESVWWLLKQIYNKGLLYKGYTIQPYSPKAGTGLSSHEVNQPGAYRDVTDTTIVAQFKTVPETLPSFLQGYGDIHILAWTTTPWTLPSNTALTVGPKIDYVLVKTFNQYTFEPINVVLAKNLVGKQFAKGYFLSEDDADFDNVKSGDKKLPYQILAEAKGADLVEIRYEQLLPYVLPYQNAENAFRVISGDFVTTEDGTGIVHTAPTFGADDAKVAKEAKPEVPPMLVLDENGTAVPLVDLQGKFTSHVGDLAGKYVKNEYYDAGQAPEKSVDVEIAIRLKEENKAFKVEKYVHSYPHSWRTDEPLLYYPLDSWFIKVTDVKDRMFDLNETINWKPKSTGEGRFGNWLKNANDWNLSRSRYWGIPLPIWRTEDKTEEVIIGSVEELYNAIEKSIEAGFQKENPFKGFEIGNMSESNYDLIDLHKNVVDAITLVSASGKSMKRESDLIDVWFDSGAMPYAQWHYPFENKDKIDGNKDFPANFIAEGVDQTRGWFYTLHAIGTLVFDKIAYKNVVSNGLVLDKNGIKMSKSKGNTIDPFKTIAENGPDATRWYMIMNANPWDNLKFDLEGITEVKRKFFGTLYNTYSFFSLYANIDGFKYAEAEIPLNERPEIDQWIISELHTLIKFVDECYEDYEPTKATRAISDFVQENLSNWYVRLCRRRFWKGEYAKDKIAAYQTLYTCLLTISKLSAPVAPFFMDKLYRDLTVSTGTEDFASVHLAEFPKFVENFVNKTLESKMQKAQTISSLVLSLRKKEMIKVRQPLQKVMIPVLDENQRTEIEAISDLVKAEVNVKEIELLDDASGILVKQIKPNFKALGPRFGKDMGLISKEIQGFSAEQINQLDKQGTLDIVIAGNSVTLSLEDVEITSQDIEGWLVANSNGITVALDITLTEELKNEGIARELVNRIQNIRKDSGFEVTDKIKVQIKRDGILEGAVSKNEDYIKSETLTDELVFVDALENGTEIEFDDIRTIILISK is encoded by the coding sequence ATGAGTACAAAATTTACTGAATACAAAGGACTTGACTTGCCTACTGTAGCGTCTGAAGTTCTTGATTTTTGGAAGAAAGAAAATATATTTGAAAAGAGTGTGACAACTCGGGAAGGTGCAGAACCTTTCGTATTTTTTGAAGGCCCGCCTTCAGCAAACGGATTACCTGGAATTCACCACGTAATGGCGCGTGCGATTAAAGATATTTTTTGCAGATATAAAACTCAAAAAGGTTTTCAGGTAAAAAGAAAAGCCGGATGGGATACTCACGGTCTGCCTGTTGAATTGGGCACCGAAAAAGAATTAGGAATTACAAAAGAAGATATTGGCAAGACAATTTCTATTGAAGAATATAACGAAGCGTGTAAAAAAACCGTTATGCGTTATACAGACGTATGGAATGACTTGACCGAAAAAATGGGGTATTGGGTTGATATGGATGATCCATATGTGACTTATAAACCAAAATATATGGAATCTGTTTGGTGGCTTTTGAAACAAATCTACAATAAAGGTCTGTTATACAAAGGATACACAATTCAGCCATACTCTCCAAAAGCAGGGACAGGGTTGTCTTCTCATGAAGTAAACCAGCCTGGAGCTTACAGAGATGTTACGGATACTACAATCGTAGCGCAATTCAAAACAGTGCCAGAAACGCTTCCAAGCTTCTTGCAAGGTTATGGAGACATTCACATTTTAGCTTGGACGACTACTCCTTGGACACTTCCGTCAAATACAGCTTTGACAGTTGGTCCAAAAATCGATTATGTTTTAGTAAAAACTTTCAATCAATATACTTTTGAGCCAATCAATGTTGTTTTGGCTAAAAACCTAGTTGGAAAACAATTCGCAAAAGGATATTTCTTAAGCGAGGACGATGCTGATTTTGACAATGTGAAAAGCGGCGACAAAAAATTGCCTTACCAAATCTTAGCCGAAGCAAAAGGAGCAGATTTAGTAGAAATCCGTTACGAGCAATTATTGCCTTACGTATTGCCATATCAAAATGCTGAAAATGCCTTTAGAGTAATTTCTGGCGATTTCGTTACAACAGAAGACGGAACAGGAATTGTGCATACAGCTCCAACTTTTGGTGCAGATGATGCTAAAGTGGCAAAAGAAGCAAAACCAGAAGTGCCGCCAATGTTGGTTTTAGACGAAAACGGAACCGCAGTTCCTCTAGTTGACTTACAGGGAAAATTTACTTCTCATGTAGGTGATTTGGCTGGTAAATACGTTAAAAACGAATATTACGATGCCGGGCAAGCTCCAGAGAAATCTGTGGATGTCGAAATCGCTATTCGCCTGAAAGAAGAAAACAAAGCTTTTAAAGTTGAAAAATACGTGCACAGTTACCCGCATAGCTGGAGAACAGACGAGCCGTTATTATACTATCCCCTAGATTCATGGTTCATCAAAGTAACCGATGTAAAAGATAGAATGTTCGACCTGAACGAAACTATCAATTGGAAGCCTAAATCTACTGGTGAAGGACGTTTTGGAAATTGGCTTAAAAATGCTAATGATTGGAACTTATCTCGTTCTAGATATTGGGGAATTCCGTTGCCAATTTGGAGAACAGAAGATAAAACAGAAGAAGTTATTATCGGTTCTGTTGAAGAATTGTACAATGCAATCGAAAAATCAATCGAAGCAGGTTTCCAAAAAGAAAACCCGTTTAAAGGTTTTGAAATCGGAAATATGTCTGAGTCAAACTATGATTTAATCGATTTGCACAAGAATGTTGTTGACGCCATCACTTTAGTTTCTGCTTCAGGAAAATCTATGAAGCGTGAAAGTGACCTAATCGACGTTTGGTTCGATTCTGGGGCAATGCCTTATGCGCAATGGCACTATCCTTTTGAAAACAAAGACAAAATTGATGGAAACAAAGATTTTCCTGCAAATTTCATTGCTGAAGGAGTAGATCAGACACGTGGATGGTTTTATACCTTACACGCTATCGGAACTTTGGTTTTTGATAAAATAGCATACAAAAATGTAGTTTCAAACGGACTTGTTTTGGATAAAAATGGAATTAAAATGTCTAAGAGTAAAGGAAATACCATAGACCCATTTAAAACCATTGCAGAAAACGGCCCAGACGCTACACGCTGGTATATGATTATGAATGCAAATCCGTGGGATAACTTGAAGTTTGACCTTGAAGGAATTACTGAGGTTAAACGTAAATTCTTCGGAACGCTTTACAATACCTATTCATTCTTCTCGTTATATGCGAACATCGACGGATTTAAATATGCTGAAGCTGAAATTCCATTAAACGAAAGGCCAGAAATAGATCAATGGATTATTTCTGAATTGCATACGCTAATCAAATTTGTTGACGAATGCTATGAAGATTATGAACCAACAAAAGCGACAAGAGCAATTTCTGATTTCGTTCAAGAGAATTTAAGTAACTGGTACGTTCGTTTATGCCGTCGCCGTTTCTGGAAAGGAGAATACGCAAAAGATAAAATTGCGGCTTACCAAACGCTTTACACTTGTTTGCTTACGATCAGTAAATTGAGCGCTCCAGTGGCACCATTTTTTATGGATAAATTATACAGAGATTTGACAGTTTCTACGGGAACCGAGGATTTTGCTAGTGTTCACTTGGCAGAATTTCCAAAATTTGTCGAAAACTTTGTTAATAAAACGTTGGAAAGCAAAATGCAGAAGGCGCAAACCATCTCATCTTTGGTTTTATCACTGCGTAAAAAAGAGATGATAAAAGTTCGCCAACCTTTGCAAAAGGTAATGATTCCAGTACTTGACGAGAATCAGCGTACTGAAATTGAAGCAATTTCAGACCTTGTAAAAGCTGAGGTAAACGTTAAAGAAATCGAACTTTTAGACGATGCTTCTGGTATTTTGGTGAAACAGATTAAGCCTAATTTTAAGGCTCTTGGACCACGTTTTGGAAAAGATATGGGTCTGATTTCCAAAGAAATACAAGGTTTTTCTGCTGAGCAGATCAATCAGCTGGACAAGCAGGGAACGCTAGATATTGTTATTGCAGGAAATAGTGTAACTTTATCATTAGAAGATGTAGAAATTACATCACAAGATATCGAAGGATGGTTAGTTGCCAATTCAAACGGAATAACAGTTGCGCTTGACATTACACTTACCGAAGAATTAAAAAATGAAGGTATCGCCAGAGAATTAGTAAATAGAATACAAAACATCCGTAAAGATTCTGGATTTGAGGTTACGGATAAGATTAAAGTTCAAATAAAACGAGACGGCATTTTAGAAGGTGCAGTTTCAAAAAATGAAGACTATATTAAGTCTGAAACATTAACAGACGAACTCGTTTTTGTTGACGCTTTAGAAAACGGCACAGAAATTGAGTTTGATGATATTAGAACCATTATATTAATTTCAAAATAG
- the gdhA gene encoding NADP-specific glutamate dehydrogenase, with translation MEQKINEFMALVESKNPNEPEFLQAVREFAETVIPFISERKKYDGKNILLRIAEPERSIIFRVPWVDDKGEIIVNRGFRIQMNSAIGPYKGGIRFHHTVNLSVLKFLAFEQVFKNSLTTLPMGGGKGGSDFDPEGKSDGEIMRFCQSFMTELCRHIGPDLDVPAGDIGVGAREIGYLFGQYKRIRNEFTGVLTGKGLAYGGSLIRPEATGYGVVYFTDQMLRTIGHEIKGKRVAISGFGNVAWGVALKVNELGGKVVTISGPDGYIYDEEGISGEKIDHMVEMRATGDNRAERYLEKYPNAIFHKGKSPWEVKVDIAIPCATQNELNGDDAKKLIDNGVLCVTEAANMPSTLDAIKLFLDNKVLFAPGKAANAGGVAASGLEMTQNSIRLNWTSEEVDLRLKDIMVGIHNQCKKYGAEEDGYVNYVKGANIAGFVKVADAMLAQGVV, from the coding sequence ATGGAACAAAAAATAAATGAATTTATGGCTCTTGTTGAGTCAAAAAATCCAAATGAGCCAGAATTTCTTCAAGCTGTTAGAGAATTTGCAGAAACTGTAATTCCGTTTATATCTGAACGTAAAAAATACGATGGAAAGAATATTCTTTTAAGAATCGCTGAACCGGAAAGATCAATAATATTTAGAGTTCCGTGGGTAGACGATAAAGGAGAAATTATTGTAAATAGAGGTTTTAGAATTCAGATGAACTCTGCAATTGGACCTTACAAAGGAGGAATCAGATTTCACCATACCGTAAATTTATCAGTTTTAAAATTCTTGGCTTTCGAACAAGTTTTCAAAAACAGTTTGACAACGCTTCCAATGGGTGGAGGTAAAGGAGGATCTGATTTTGACCCAGAAGGAAAATCTGACGGAGAAATTATGCGTTTCTGCCAGTCGTTTATGACAGAATTATGCCGTCATATTGGGCCAGACCTTGACGTTCCTGCTGGAGATATTGGTGTGGGAGCAAGAGAAATTGGTTATTTGTTTGGACAGTACAAAAGAATTAGAAATGAATTTACTGGAGTTTTAACTGGTAAAGGTTTGGCTTACGGAGGTTCATTAATCAGACCAGAAGCTACAGGATATGGAGTAGTTTATTTTACAGATCAAATGCTTCGTACTATTGGTCATGAGATTAAAGGAAAAAGAGTGGCAATTTCTGGATTCGGAAATGTGGCTTGGGGAGTAGCTTTAAAAGTAAATGAATTAGGAGGTAAAGTAGTTACAATTTCTGGACCTGACGGATACATTTATGATGAAGAAGGAATTTCTGGAGAAAAAATCGACCATATGGTTGAGATGAGAGCTACAGGAGATAACAGAGCAGAAAGATATTTAGAGAAATATCCAAATGCTATTTTCCATAAAGGAAAAAGCCCTTGGGAAGTAAAAGTAGATATCGCAATTCCATGTGCTACTCAAAACGAATTAAACGGAGATGATGCTAAGAAATTAATTGATAATGGCGTTTTATGCGTAACAGAAGCTGCAAATATGCCTTCTACTTTAGATGCTATTAAACTTTTCTTAGACAACAAAGTGTTATTTGCACCAGGAAAAGCTGCAAACGCTGGAGGTGTTGCTGCTTCTGGATTAGAAATGACTCAAAACTCAATCCGTTTGAATTGGACTAGTGAAGAGGTAGATTTGAGATTGAAAGATATCATGGTTGGAATTCATAACCAATGTAAAAAATACGGTGCTGAAGAAGACGGATATGTTAACTACGTAAAAGGAGCAAACATTGCGGGATTTGTAAAAGTAGCCGATGCGATGCTTGCGCAAGGTGTCGTTTAA
- a CDS encoding T9SS type A sorting domain-containing protein: MKKVFCCGLFLLLIQFCGAQGKLSWQGYFSFNEIKDISESATSVFAASENALFSKNVSTNILKSTTTVDGLSGQTISAVYYSEAFKKTIIGYENGLMILVNEGDGSILKKVDIINKQLPANTKKINHFMEDNGMVYVSCDFGIVQFNLKTSQFGDTYFIGDNGAEISVKQTTLFNGFIFAATSSGIRKADKTNANLIDYNQWSVVTGGSWSSVETLDAELIAINDSGYIHRFNSNTFVGFFQLPQTAVDTRAKNHNLFVTTANTVYVYNNQMVLNRQISNSQVLDNTLNFSCATAVGNQIFIGTKEKGLFASSLTNVAAFENNTPAGPVRNNIFAIDAGSSVLWAVYGDYDASYNPYPLDNYGVSRYNASGWLNIPYSEVYDAKSITKVLVNPNNEKQVYASSFFSGLVKIENDVPNFLYNEKNSGLESIATEGPDYIDVRINAAAFDKAANLWVTNSRIKNGLKVLKTNGQWGSYAMTSILDNAEESNYSSLVIDRNNVKWIGTSKDGVVGFNESANTFKKMTFGVDAGNLPIADVRALAIDTKNQLWIGTTKGLRVLSNVSNFQSESQLKANPIIINEDDLAQELLYEQFITSIAVDGANNKWIGTADSGVFMVSPNGQETKYHFTINNSPLPSNDVTDVKINAKTGEVFIATNKGLVSFNGIATGASDDLSNVYVYPNPVRPTYTGTVKVAGLIDKANVKITDIEGNLVYEVTASGGTIEWDTTAFGKYKVASGVYMVFISAEDGGETKVKKVMIIR; the protein is encoded by the coding sequence ATGAAAAAAGTATTTTGCTGCGGTTTGTTTTTACTTCTCATTCAGTTTTGCGGAGCGCAGGGCAAACTGTCTTGGCAGGGATATTTCTCATTTAATGAAATAAAAGATATTTCTGAGTCGGCTACAAGTGTATTTGCGGCTTCAGAAAATGCCTTGTTTTCAAAAAACGTGTCCACAAATATTCTTAAGTCAACAACTACCGTTGATGGACTATCAGGTCAGACAATTTCTGCAGTTTATTATAGTGAAGCATTCAAAAAAACAATAATCGGTTACGAAAATGGCTTGATGATTTTAGTCAATGAAGGTGATGGAAGTATTCTGAAAAAAGTTGACATAATTAACAAACAACTGCCGGCAAACACAAAAAAGATCAATCATTTTATGGAAGATAATGGAATGGTCTATGTTTCTTGCGATTTCGGAATTGTGCAATTCAATTTGAAGACTTCTCAGTTTGGCGACACTTATTTTATTGGCGACAATGGAGCAGAAATAAGCGTGAAGCAAACCACCTTATTTAACGGATTCATTTTTGCGGCAACATCAAGCGGCATTAGAAAAGCAGATAAGACAAATGCAAATCTTATAGACTATAATCAGTGGTCGGTTGTAACAGGAGGAAGTTGGTCAAGCGTCGAGACTTTGGATGCTGAACTTATTGCGATAAATGATTCTGGATATATTCACAGATTCAATTCGAATACCTTTGTCGGTTTTTTCCAGCTACCCCAAACAGCCGTTGATACAAGAGCAAAAAATCATAATCTATTTGTCACAACTGCCAATACTGTTTATGTGTATAATAATCAGATGGTGCTGAATCGACAAATTTCAAATTCTCAGGTGCTGGATAATACGTTGAATTTTAGCTGTGCAACGGCAGTTGGAAACCAAATTTTTATTGGAACAAAAGAAAAAGGGCTCTTTGCTTCTTCACTTACAAATGTCGCCGCTTTTGAAAATAATACTCCAGCTGGGCCAGTTCGCAACAATATTTTTGCTATCGACGCGGGTTCAAGCGTTTTGTGGGCAGTTTACGGTGATTATGATGCTTCATATAACCCATATCCTTTAGATAATTATGGAGTCAGCAGGTATAATGCTTCAGGATGGCTAAACATTCCATACTCTGAAGTGTATGATGCAAAATCTATTACAAAAGTTCTCGTTAATCCGAACAACGAAAAACAAGTTTATGCAAGCTCTTTCTTTTCGGGTCTGGTGAAAATTGAAAATGACGTGCCGAATTTTTTATATAATGAAAAAAATAGCGGTTTGGAATCTATAGCTACAGAAGGTCCAGACTATATTGATGTCCGAATCAATGCAGCAGCATTTGATAAAGCTGCAAATCTTTGGGTAACAAATAGCCGAATTAAAAATGGTCTGAAAGTTTTAAAAACAAATGGACAATGGGGGAGTTATGCCATGACTTCTATTTTGGATAATGCCGAAGAAAGCAATTATTCCAGTCTGGTTATTGATCGCAATAACGTAAAATGGATTGGAACCAGTAAAGATGGAGTTGTTGGTTTTAATGAAAGTGCCAATACATTCAAAAAAATGACTTTTGGGGTCGATGCCGGAAATTTACCTATAGCCGATGTTAGAGCATTAGCAATAGATACAAAAAATCAGCTTTGGATAGGAACAACAAAAGGGCTTAGAGTTTTGTCCAATGTCAGCAATTTTCAGTCGGAAAGTCAGTTAAAAGCAAATCCTATTATTATAAACGAAGATGATTTGGCGCAAGAATTATTATACGAGCAATTCATTACTTCTATTGCTGTTGACGGAGCGAATAATAAATGGATCGGGACTGCAGATTCTGGTGTTTTTATGGTTTCGCCAAACGGCCAGGAAACCAAATATCATTTTACAATAAACAATTCTCCATTGCCAAGCAATGATGTCACTGATGTTAAGATAAATGCTAAAACAGGAGAAGTTTTTATTGCCACCAATAAAGGGCTGGTTTCGTTTAATGGAATTGCAACAGGAGCAAGCGACGATTTGAGCAATGTATATGTGTATCCAAATCCAGTGCGCCCAACCTATACGGGAACTGTGAAAGTTGCTGGATTAATTGATAAAGCCAATGTTAAAATCACAGATATCGAAGGAAATTTAGTTTACGAAGTAACAGCTTCTGGCGGAACTATTGAATGGGATACTACTGCTTTTGGCAAATACAAAGTGGCCTCTGGCGTTTATATGGTTTTTATTTCTGCCGAAGACGGAGGAGAAACGAAAGTTAAAAAAGTGATGATTATTCGTTAA